From the Synergistaceae bacterium genome, the window GCCTCCGGGACCTGTGGTTTCGGCAGAGAGCTGGCCGAGCGCTTTGACGTGGAAAAACTGGGAGGGCTGGCCTCCAAGGGGCTGACGCTGAAGGCCCGGGACGGCAACAGTGGAGTTCGGATCTGGGAGACCCCCAGCGGGATCATGAACAGCATCGGGCTGGAAAATCCCGGGGTAAAGGGCTTCATCGAGAAAGAACTGGACTGGTTCGGAAGCCTCAATACCGCCAGAATCGTCAACCTGGGGGGACACTGCCTGGACGACTACCTGGAAGGGGTATCGCTCCTGAACGACCTGGATTTTGACATTCTGGAGCTCAATATTTCCTGCCCCAACGTGAAACAGGGAGGAATGAACTTCGGGGTGAAGACGGAGGTGGCCCGGGAGGTGGTCCGCAGGGTCCGGGGGGTCTGCCGTCACCGGCTGAGCGTAAAATTGTCGCCGAACGCGGAGGATATTGTCGAGCTGGCCCGCGCCTGTGAGGAAGAGGGCGCCGACGGCCTGTCCCTGACGAACACCT encodes:
- a CDS encoding dihydroorotate dehydrogenase, translating into MRGGAVDLSVDFAGIKMKNPVVLASGTCGFGRELAERFDVEKLGGLASKGLTLKARDGNSGVRIWETPSGIMNSIGLENPGVKGFIEKELDWFGSLNTARIVNLGGHCLDDYLEGVSLLNDLDFDILELNISCPNVKQGGMNFGVKTEVAREVVRRVRGVCRHRLSVKLSPNAEDIVELARACEEEGADGLSLTNTFLAMAVDIYRRRPVFENTYAGLSGPAIKPISLRMVHQVARGVSIPVMGIGGISTWQDAVEFIMAGATAVQIGTATFIKPDVALDVIEGTAAFMKEERIESLEEIRGSI